CCAATCATGCCCTAAATGCGGGGGGAATTAGTAAAAAAGAATAGCCGTTATGGGGAGTTTATCGCTTGCAACAATTACCCTAAATGCAAATACGTCAAACAAACTGAAAACGCCAATGATGGAGCCAAGCAAGAATTGTGCGAAAAATGCGGAGGGGAAATGGTGCAAAAATTCAGCAGAAACGGGGCGTTTTTAGCTTGCAACAACTACCCTGAATGCAAAAACACCAAATCGTTAAAAAACACCCCTAACGCCAAAGAAACAATAGAAGGCGTGAAATGCCCAGAATGCGGAGGGGATATTGCCTTAAAAAGGAGTAAGAAAGGCTCGTTTTATGGCTGTAACAATTACCCTAAATGCAATTTTTTATCCAACCATAAGCCCATCAACAAGCGTTGCGAGAAATGCCATTATTTAATGAGTGAAAGAATCTATCGCAAAAAAAAGGTGCATGAATGCATTAAATGCAAAGAGCGCGTGTTTTTAGAGGAAGATAATGGCTAAAGAAAATCCGCCTATCGTTTTTGGGCCTATTTTATCTAGGCGTTTTGGGAAGTCTTTGGGCGTGGATCTATCGCCCTCTAAAAAACAATGCAATTACAATTGCATTTATTGCGAGTTGGGTAAAGCCAAGCCCATTGAACGCATGGAAGAAGTGATCAAAGTGGAAACCTTGATTAACGCCATTCAAAACGCCCTAAACAACCTTGCTACCCCCATTGATGTTTTAACCATTACCGCTAATGGCGAACCCACGCTATACCCTCATTTATTAGAGCTTATCCAAAGCATTAAGCCTTTTTTAAAGGGCGTTAAAACTTTGATTTTAAGCAACGGATCGCTCTTTTATGAGCCAAAAGTCCAACAAGCCTTAAAGGAATTTGACATCGTTAAATTTTCTTTAGACGCTATTGATTTGAAAGCCTTTGAAAGAGTGGATAAGCCTTATTCCAAAGACATTAACAAGATTTTAGAGGGGATTTTGCGCTTTTCTCAAATCTATCAGGGGCAACTGGTGGCTGAAGTGCTGTTAATTAAGGGCGTGAATGATAGCGCGAACAACTTAAAACTCATCGCTGCCTTTTTAAAACAAATCAATATAGCCAGAGTGGATTTAAGCACCATAGACAGACCCTCAAGCTTTAAAGCCCCAAAATTGAGCGAAGATGAATTGTTAAAATGCTCTTTGTTTTTTGAAGGGCTTTGCGTGAGTTTGCCTAAACGATCCATTACTCAAGCTAAAAAATTGATTTCTTGCGATGCGGACGAATTGCTCGCTTTAATTTCCAGGCGCCCTTTAAGCGCAGAAGAAGCCCCCCTAATACTGGATCCTAACGCTTTTAAGCATTTAGAAACTTTATTAAACCATAAGCAAATTACGATTAAAAAAGTCGGCTCTTTGGAGTTTTATTGCACGTTTTAACCTCCATTTGTTAGTTTTACCTTACTTTAGGGAGCTTAAGCTTTTAAAAAGGTTCTCTTTTATTACCAAATAACGCTACCATAAAAAATCAAAAGCCGACAGATCATTAAAAACTTGGTGTAATATTTTAATCGCTACATCCTTTTACTATAACCATAACCCGCTTTTTCTGCTTTCTTTTCAGTATTAGCAACTGCTTTTATTTCTTTATTAACATCAGCAAATATTTTTTGAAGGAACAAAAGGCTTTGAGAGGTTGAAAGGTGGGCTTGTGGGTTTCTCATTTCAAGCATTTTAGCTTGAGCTTTAGAGCGTATTTTTAGATTTTCTTTTTGCCATTCTTCTGTAGCTTTAAAATCTCTAGGATCTAGTTCTAAATAAGCGATAGAACTTGGCCTGTAAAAATCCACTTGTTTAGCGATAGCTTTTTGTGAATAGGGCAGAGATTCTAATTCTTTTTGCAAATAAGCTATAAGCTCTTGCGCTTTTGATCCTCTTTGAGAGCGGGGTTGTTTAGAGTTTGGGAGGTGTTTTGGCTGGATAGGGGTTTGATTGGTTTTTGTGGGCTTAGGGGTTTTGCATTCAGCTTCTACTTCTATACCAATACCAGCCTTAATTCCTCCTTTTTTAATAAAGAATTGGCCATGATTTTCTTTGCAATTTTGTTCTATGTATTTAATGAAATCTTTCTGTGTATTAATTGTCTTTTGTTTTTCTTGTTCTGTCTTTTGTTGTTCTTGTTCTACTTTTATTTGATTATTGGTTTCTATATTGCTTGTCTTTTGTTTTTCTTGTTCTACTTTTATTTGATTATTGGTTTCTATATTGCTTGTCTTTTGTTTTTCTTGTTCTACTTTTATTTGATTATTGGTTTCTATATTGCTTGTCTTTTGTTTTTCTTGTTCTAACTCTATCTGTTTATCAGTATCACCAGCGCTACAAGCGGCTAATAATAAACTTGTCGCTATTGTGAGTCCTGAATACTTCCACCAATTGATTTGATTTTCTTTTTCAGCTTGTTTGGATTTATCCTGGACTTTATCGTCTAATTCTTTTGCCCTCTTGCATGCAACATGGGTCAATACTACTAATGCCGCATTGCTTTTCTTGGGGTGTTTTTTTACAAGTTCTCTAACTTTCTTTACAATTTTTGTAAAAAACCCACCAATTGATCTGAGCGTATTTGTAATGGCGCTCGCTTGTTTGAAATGAGTCTCTTTATTTGCCTTTGTGTTAGCTGTCTCTGTGTTTTTGCCAACCTTATTTGTTTTTCCTGTTTTTATTGATTCCATTACCAACCTTTTTTCAAAAAACAATCCCACTTTTCAAAATTATACCATGGAAACTAATACGAAAAACCCACTCAAGTTAGATCAACCCCTTTATTATCAATGCGCAGTTAAGCCATGGTCTTTCAATTCTTTTTCTAACTTGGCTACGGCGTTCCAAGTGGGGATCACGCTATCAGGGTTTAAAGAAATGGAAGTGATGCCCTCTTTGACTAAAAACTCTGTCACTTCAGGGTAATCGCTTGGGGCTTGCCCGCAAATCCCGCAATATTTGTTGTGCCTTTTACAAGCTTCAATCGCTTTTTTAAACATTTTGAGCATCGCTTCATTCCTTTCATCAAAGACATGGCTGACTAATTCGCTGTCTCTATCCACGCCTAAAGTGAGTTGGGTTAAATCGTTTGATCCAATAGAAAAGCCATCAAACAAGCTTAAGAAATCATCAGCTAAAATGACATTCACTGGCAATTCGCACATGATATAAATTTCAAGCCCGTTTTTACCGGATTCTAAATTGTTTTTTCTTAAGATTTCTAGGACTTTTTTACCCTCTTCAATGGTGCGCAAAAAAGGGATCATCACTTTCATGTTCGTTAAGCCCATTTCTTCTCTCACTAACGCTAAGGCTTCACACTCCCATGAAAACGCTTCATTATAGCTTTCTGAATAATACCGACTAGCCCCCCTATAACCAAGCATGGGGTTTTCTTCATTAGGCTCATAGCTAGAGCCGCCAAGCATGCGCATGTATTCATTGGATTTGAAATCGCTAGTCCTTACAATCACAGGTTTAGGGTAAAACGCCGCACTGATCATGCCAATGCCTTCAGCGATTTTTTTCACAAAAAAATCTTTAGGGTTAGCATAGCCTGCCATGAGATTTTCAATTTCATTTTTTTCTTTCACGCTTTTTTTGTGGTGCAAATCCACTAAAGCTAAGGGGTGGGCTTTGATTTGATTTAAAATAATCATTTCCATTCTGGCTAACCCTACGCCGTGATTAGGGAGTTGAGAAAAGCTAAAGGCTTTTTCAGGGTTTCCAATATTGATGTAAATTTTTGTTTGAGTTTCTTGCATGTTAGAAAGCTCCACCCTTTCAATTTCATGCTCATAAATGCCTGCATACACATAGCCCTCTTCGCCCTCAGCACAAGAAACCGTGATTTCCATGCCGGTATAAAGGCTATCAGTCGCCCCACTCACCCCAACAATGGCTGGCACGCCAATTTCTCTAGCCACAATAGCGGCATGGCAAGTGCGCCCCCCACGATTAGTGATAACCGCGCTCGCTTTTTTCATGCAAGGCTCCCAGTCTGGGTCGGTATTATCCGTAACTAAAATTTCGCCCTCTTTAAAAGAATTCATGTGCTCCAAATCATTGATGATACGCACTTTCCCTGATCCGATTTTACTCCCAATCGCTCTGCCTTGTAGGATAACCTCTTTCTTTTCGCTAGGGTTTTTGAATTTGAATTTTTCAAAGACTTGATTTTCTTCTTTACTTTTTTGGCTTTGAACGGTTTCTGGGCGCGCTTGAACGATAAAAATTTCCCCACTATCGCCATCTTTAGCCCATTCTATATCCATAGGGCGGTATTGTTTGGCTTCTTTAGAGTAATGTTTTTCAATTTCAATGGCGTATTTGGCTAAAATCAGCACGTCTTCATCGCTCAATGAAAAGGATTGCCATTCTTTTTTGGTGGTTTTAATGTTTCTAGTGGGGTGTTCGCTCCCTCTTGGGGCATAGACCATTTTTTGCGTTTTATTGCCGAGTTGCCGTTTGATAATGGGGCGTTTGTTTTGTTCTAAAGTGGGCTTAAACACATAAAATTCATCAGGGTTTATCGTGCCGCCC
This is a stretch of genomic DNA from Helicobacter pylori. It encodes these proteins:
- a CDS encoding radical SAM protein; translation: MAKENPPIVFGPILSRRFGKSLGVDLSPSKKQCNYNCIYCELGKAKPIERMEEVIKVETLINAIQNALNNLATPIDVLTITANGEPTLYPHLLELIQSIKPFLKGVKTLILSNGSLFYEPKVQQALKEFDIVKFSLDAIDLKAFERVDKPYSKDINKILEGILRFSQIYQGQLVAEVLLIKGVNDSANNLKLIAAFLKQINIARVDLSTIDRPSSFKAPKLSEDELLKCSLFFEGLCVSLPKRSITQAKKLISCDADELLALISRRPLSAEEAPLILDPNAFKHLETLLNHKQITIKKVGSLEFYCTF
- a CDS encoding DUF874 family protein gives rise to the protein MESIKTGKTNKVGKNTETANTKANKETHFKQASAITNTLRSIGGFFTKIVKKVRELVKKHPKKSNAALVVLTHVACKRAKELDDKVQDKSKQAEKENQINWWKYSGLTIATSLLLAACSAGDTDKQIELEQEKQKTSNIETNNQIKVEQEKQKTSNIETNNQIKVEQEKQKTSNIETNNQIKVEQEQQKTEQEKQKTINTQKDFIKYIEQNCKENHGQFFIKKGGIKAGIGIEVEAECKTPKPTKTNQTPIQPKHLPNSKQPRSQRGSKAQELIAYLQKELESLPYSQKAIAKQVDFYRPSSIAYLELDPRDFKATEEWQKENLKIRSKAQAKMLEMRNPQAHLSTSQSLLFLQKIFADVNKEIKAVANTEKKAEKAGYGYSKRM
- the ppsA gene encoding pyruvate, water dikinase, with the protein product MRYIKFFKELNNKNVNLVGGKNASIGEMFQELVPIGIKVPDGFAITSEAYWYLLEQGGAKQKIIELLENVDATEIDVLKIRSKQIRELIFGTPFPSDLRDEIFQAYEILSRQYDMKEADVAVRSSATAEDLPDASFAGQQDTYLNIKGKTELIHYIKSCLASLFTDRAISYRASRGFDHLKVALSVGVQKMVRADKGSAGVMFSIDTETGFKDAVFITSAWGLGENVVGGTINPDEFYVFKPTLEQNKRPIIKRQLGNKTQKMVYAPRGSEHPTRNIKTTKKEWQSFSLSDEDVLILAKYAIEIEKHYSKEAKQYRPMDIEWAKDGDSGEIFIVQARPETVQSQKSKEENQVFEKFKFKNPSEKKEVILQGRAIGSKIGSGKVRIINDLEHMNSFKEGEILVTDNTDPDWEPCMKKASAVITNRGGRTCHAAIVAREIGVPAIVGVSGATDSLYTGMEITVSCAEGEEGYVYAGIYEHEIERVELSNMQETQTKIYINIGNPEKAFSFSQLPNHGVGLARMEMIILNQIKAHPLALVDLHHKKSVKEKNEIENLMAGYANPKDFFVKKIAEGIGMISAAFYPKPVIVRTSDFKSNEYMRMLGGSSYEPNEENPMLGYRGASRYYSESYNEAFSWECEALALVREEMGLTNMKVMIPFLRTIEEGKKVLEILRKNNLESGKNGLEIYIMCELPVNVILADDFLSLFDGFSIGSNDLTQLTLGVDRDSELVSHVFDERNEAMLKMFKKAIEACKRHNKYCGICGQAPSDYPEVTEFLVKEGITSISLNPDSVIPTWNAVAKLEKELKDHGLTAH